GATCCCCAGGATGTCGAGCCGCTGCTTGCGGATCTCGGGCAGCAGGAGCTGGGCGCTGGCCGGGCGCGTGATGGGCGCGATGACGTCGGGCTTGGCCGCCTTGGCGCGCGAGACCTCCGTCGAGAGATCCTGGGGTGGCTCCGGCCACGGGATCACGTCGACGATGTCCCAGGACGGCTTCGCCGCCGCGTGCGCGGCCTGGAAGCCCTTCGCGTTGTTCTGGCCGAACAGGTCGTTGGCGTACATCAGGACGACCCGCTTGGGCGAGACCCCGGCTTCCTTGAAGATCTCGCCGAAGTACTGGACGGCCTTCCGGCCGAAGGACGACCCGGTTGGAAAGTTGCGGTAGACGTACTGGACCTTCTGCTGCCCTTCCTTGACCGCCTTGGCCACATTCGCCGTGATCGGGTCGGCCGCGGCGATGTCGACCAGGAACGGTATGCGCCGCTGCTGCGTCACGGGGACCATGGCCGCCGTGCTGCCGGAGTCGAAGGAGCCCATCAACATCTGCGCGCCCTGGTTGATCACGCGCTCGGCCTCGGTCCGCCCCACGTCGGGTTTCGTCTGGGTGTCCCCGAGCACCAGCTCGAGCTTCATCCCGCCCAGCGCCTTGATCCCGCCGGCGGCGTTGATGGCGTCGGCGGCCATCTGGGCGCCCAGCCGGGAGGCCTGCCCCGGTTCGGCGAGCGGCCCCGTCACGGGATGGACGACGCCGACCTTGAAGGTGGGCGCCTGCGCCCGCAGCACCGCGGGAAAGCCCGCGAGCGCCGTCGCGCCCGCCGCGGCTCCCGCCGTCTTGAGGAAGGTCCTGCGATCCGTGCCTTTGCCTGTCCGGTGCTCTCGCATCACGACCCCCTTGTCAGAGCGTTCCTATGAGCTGTTGGGCGATGATCATACGCTGGATCTGGTTGGTGCCTTCGTAGATCTGGGTAATCTTGGCGTCGCGTATGTAGCGCTCGACCGGGAATTCCCGCGTGTAGCCGTAGCCGCCCAGGTTCTGGACGATGAAGATGGTCGAGGTCGCGGCGCAGGCCGAGGCGACCTCCTCTGACGCGAGACAAAAGGCGAGCGAGCCGACGGCCGTGCCGCCGTAGGCCTCGGGGATGTGCAGGCCCATGAGCCCCTGCTTGCCCAGGACCGCGAGCTGGTCGTGAGGGTACTCGCCGGTCTCGTCCACGCGGGCGGCCAGCGGCGCGATGCGCTCCCGGGCGATCTCTCGGGCGAGATCGCGGACGGCCCGCTGCTCGTCGCTGAGATAGAAGAGATTGTGCATGGGCGGCGTTGCCCGGTGGCGCCAGTCGGTTATTTCCGGCTGTAGTCGTAGAAGCCGCGCCCAGTCTTGCGCCCGAGCCTGCCCGCCATCACCATGCGCTTGAGGAGCGGCGGGGGCGCGTACCTGGGCTCGCGGAACTCCTCGAACATCACCTCGGCGACGAACATGGTCGTGTCCAGCCCGACCAGGTCCAGCAGGGTGAACGGCCCCATCGGGTATCCGCAGCCGAGCTTCATCGCCTGGTCGATGTCCTCGAGCGTGGCGAGGCCGCCCTCGTAGACGCGGATGGCGTCGAGGAGGTAGGGCACGAGCAGCCGGTTCACGATGAAGGCGGTCGAATCCTTGGTCTTGACCGGCACCTTGCCGACGGCCTGCACCCACTCGAAGGCGGCCGCAACCGTCGCGTCGTCGGTCAGGATGGACTGCACGACCTCCACGAGCTTCATGAGCGGCACCGGATTGAAGAAGTGCAGTCCCAGCACCTGCCCCGGGCGCTTCGTAGCGGCGGCCATCGCGGTGACGTTGCACGAGGAGGTGTTCGACGCCAGCAGCGCGTGAGGCCGGCAGATAGCGTCGAGCCTGGCGAAGGTCTCGTTCTTCAGCAGCTGGTTTTCGGTGATGGCCTCGATGACGAGGTCGCAGTCCTTGAGGTCTTCGAGCTGGGTCGAGCCCTTGAGACGCCCCAGCGTCTCGTCCTTGGCCCGCTCCTCCATCTTGGCCTTGGCGCAGAGCCCCTCGAGGCTTTTGCGCATCCCATCCAGCCCCTTGTCGAGGAAGGCCTGGTTGGCCTCGATCACCACGGTCGGAAAGCCGGCCTGCGCCGAAACCTGCGCGATGCCGGAACCCATGAGCCCGCAACCGATCACACCGACCTGCTTGATGGCCATACGCGAGCGACCTCCTCCGGGCGAGGTGCGGATTGCGACGCGAAGCGGCGGCGGGCTACTTGCGGCCGCGGCCGGGCAGCGACCGCAGGGCCATCATCTCGTGCTCGACATCGCCTGGCGGGCACGGGTTCCTGATGGTCATCGTGACCGACGCGGCGTCGGTGCCGTACCGGACCGAGCCGTCGGGCATCACCTGCGGCTGGTCGAAGCGCACGGGCTTGGCCTGGACCGCGTCGGGTCGGAGCATCTCCCGCATCACCGACTCGGGCTTCTCGACGGGCCGCGAGAGCATCTGGAGGATCATCGGCGCGTTGAGACCCTGGCGGACCTCCTCGGCGGCGGCGGGCGTGCTGATGCCCCCCGCCAATGCGGCCGACAGCAAGAGCACGATCACAATCCGCCTAGTCATGCAGCCCTCCGTCACGCCCGCCACTATCCATCACCCGCCCCATCATAGCCGGACCGACCTCGATCGTGGCAAGGAATCGTACTGCCGACCCCTTAGTCATATTGCCAACTCTTTAGTCATACTGCCAACTCCTTAATCATACTGAATGAGGGACTCGATGCGGTAGCCCTTCAGCCGCTCGCGCCCCTTGAGAAATCTCAGCTCGATCAGGAACTCGCAGGCGACCACGGCGCCTCCCAGCCGCTCGACCAGGCGCAGCGTCGCGGCCATCGTGCCGCCCGTCGCGAGGAGGTCGTCCACGGCCAGGACCGTCTGGCCCTTGGTGATGGCGTCCTCGTGGATGGCGAGCACATCCCGGCCGTACTCGAGCTCGTACTCTTCCTCGATCACCGCGGCGGGGAGCTTGCCCTTCTTGCGCACGGGCACGAAGCCCGCCCCGATCTCTCGCGCCAGCACGCCGCCGAAGATGAACCCGCGCGACTCTACACCGACCACGACGTCGACCGAGCCCTTCCGGTACTTCGCGGCCAGATGCTCGATCACTGCCGCCCACGCCGGCCCGTCCTTGAGCAGCGTGGTGATGTCTTTGAAGAGAACGCCCTCGGTGGGGAAGTCCTTGATATCGCGGATCTTTGCCCTCAGCGACGCCACGTCCATGACGGGGAAGGATGTTACCCGCCGCAAAGGAATGACGCAACACGAAAAAGCCGTCAGCGCATCAGTCGTGAGGCCAAATCGCCGAGGTCGGCGACGATCAGATCGGCATGGGTGGCGCCGGGCCGCCCGGCAGCAGCGTAGTGGACGCCGCGCATCCCGACGCCCTGCGCCCCCTGCACGTCGGCGACGGGATTGTCACCGACGTGGGCCGCTTCACCCGCCCCGATGCCGAGCTCCGCGAGGGTTCGCCGGAAGATCTCGGCGTCGGGCTTACGGTAGCCGACCTCGTCGGAGTAGGCGACGGCCGTGAAATGGCGCAGGAGATCGTGCCGCTCGAGGACCCGCCGCAGGATGACGCCCGGAGTCCGGCCGGTGTTGGAGATGATGCCGCGCGCGACACCCCGCGACGCGAGCTCGCGCACGGCCTCCGCCGCCCGCGGCGTGAGCTCTGGCGGCACGTGGAGCACCGGCTCGATGTAGCCGGCGAGCGCCTCCTCGAAAAGGGCGGGCGTCAGGACGTTGTGGTCGATTACGAGCCAAGGAGCTACGTGCTCGTCGTGCCGTCGGTAACCTAGAGATTATCAATAGAAAGCCGGCGGGTACGCCGCGGGCCGAAGGCGGTTGCGACTAAGCCGTCCCCGGCGCCCGAGTGGCGTTCACAATTCGACGGTTGGGAGCGGAGGATAGCCGTTCTAGCGCCGCGCCAGTGCCTCGCGGACTTTTCTCGCCAAGTCGTCTGGGGTGAACGGCTTGCGCAGAAGGAATCGAGCAGGCCCGCTTGCAGCAGCCGCGGCGATCATCTCGTCCGTGTACCCTGACATGTAAAGGACGCGCAGCCCGGGGCACGTAGTGGCCAGGCGTTGCGCCAGTTCGGATCCAGGCATCGCCGGCATCACCATGTCCGTCAGGAGCAGATCAATGGCTCCGTTCCGCCGTTCCCCGATGGTGAGTGCTTCGAGCGGATCGCCTGTCTCAAGGACCGTGTAGCCGCACGTCTTCAAGATCTCGGACGCGAGCCGCCGCACTTCCTCGTCGTCCTCGGCGAGCAGAACAGTCTCAGTCCCTCGCATCAGATCTCGCGGCGATACTTTCGGAGCTTCCGTGGCGTTAACCGGCTCCGTAATCCGAGGCAGGTAGGTCGTGAAGGTCGTCCCGCGGCCTAGTGCGCTATCGACTCCAATGTAGCCGTCACTTTGGTGCACGATGCCGTGTACGGTTGAGAGGCCAAGGCCGGTTCCTTTGCCCGGTTCTTTAGTGGTGAAGAACGGCTCAAAGATCCGTGCCAGGGTCAGCGAATCCATCCCGCACCCCGTATCCTGAACACTCAGGGTGACATACCGGCCTGGAGGCACATGGCCTTGCGCATGGAGAGCAGCCTCCTGCACGTCTCGGCGCGCGGTCTTGATTTTCACCATCCCGCCGTCCGACATCGCGTCCCGAGCATTCACGACTAAGTTCATGACTACTTGCTCGACTTGCCCGGGATCGGCCATGACGTGACCAAGGCCGCTGCCCGGCACGATCACGACCTCGATATGCTCCCCGATCAAGCGTTTCAGCATGGGCGCCACGCCGGCCACAAGCGCGTTGAGATCGAGCGGCTTCGGCTCCAGGACCTGCTTGCGGCTAAACGCGAGGAGCTGGCGGGTGAGACCGGCGGCCCGTTGGGTGGTCTTCTCGATCAGGTCGAGATCCCTGCGCGCCGGATCATCCGGGCGCAGCTTCCGGAGCAGGAGGCTGCTGCGGCCCCCGATGACAGTGAGCAGGTTGTTGAAGTCGTGGGCGATGCCGCCTGCCAGTTGGCCAAGGGCTTCTATCTTCTGGGCCTGTCGAAGCTGCGCCTCGAGCTGTTTGCGCTCGGTGATGTCCTGGAAACTCCACTCGGAGTGCAGCACACACCCGCCGGCGTCTCGCACCAGCCCAACACTGGCGGTCACCCAGGCCAGCGTCCCGTCCCCGCGCCGCCCGTGAATCTCAAAGTTGTGCACGGTATCCTGGCTCTCGAGGATCGCCGATAATCGACCCCAATCTTCCGTGTCCGTGAACAGCTCTCGCGAGTTGATCCGGAGAAACGACGCCACATCGGGATAGCCCCAGATGCGAGCCGCCGCCGGATTCGCGGCGAGGATGCGACCGTCCGGCAGCGACCGGACGAGCCCAACCGGGGCGCCCTCGAACAGGGCCTGGTAGCGGACCTCGGCAGCCCGCGCGGCGGCACGCTGCCGAGCGTGCTCCACCGCGCTCCGGGCCGCCGCCGGCATGCGAAGAAAGCGCTGCTGGTCCTTGAGCACATAATCGTCCAGCCCCTTGCGTAACGCCGCCACGGCGATCTCCTCAGTCAGGGTCCCCGTGCAGAGAATCACTGGGCAGTCCGGCCATCGGGCCTTTATGGTATCCAGCAGGGTGAACCCGTCCGTGAACCCCATGTTGTAGTCGGTGATAACGAGATCGTAGGGCTCAGCGTTCAGAGCACGCTCGAGCGCCTCGGCATCGCCGACTTCGCATACCTCCAACGGCTCGAACTCTTGCTCGAGGGCGCGGCGGATAAGCACACGATCATCCGAGCTGTCATCGATGAGCAGAATCCGGAACTGGTCGTCCATTAGCGTTTTATGCCCGGCCAATCTCCGGCTGTTCGTTCAGGATCAGCCAGTAGAGGTTCACGCTCTTGACCATCTCCAGCAGGGCCTCGAAGCCCACCGGCTTGGTCAGGTACGAGTTGACGCCAAGGTCATACGCGCGGTTGACATCGACACTCTCGCGTGAGGATGTCAGCACCACCACGGGCAACCGCTTGAGGGTGCCGTCTTGGCGGACCCATTTGAGCACTTCGAGCCCCGAGCGCCGCGGAAGCTTGAGATCCAGTAGCATGAGCACCGGCAGGGAAAATTGGCGCCGGTCGGAAAAGGGCGGGTCACCCTTGAGGTAGGCCACCGCCTCCTCGCCGTCCCGGACCAGCTGAACCGAATTCGCCAGGTTTGCCTTGCGGAAGGCTCGCTGGATCAGGAGCGCGTCATCCGGAGAATCCTCGACGAGCAGAATCGGGTAGGCGTTCGCGTGCATGATCAGGCCTCCGCGCTCTTGAGTTCCACCCAGAATCGGCTCCCCTGGCCGAGGGTCGATTCGACCCCCACTTGGCCGCCGAGGCGGGCTATCCCTTTCTGAACGATGGCCAAGCCGATCCCGGTTCCGGGATACTGCTCGACCCCGTGGAGCCGCTCGAACGCCCGGAAGATGCGTTCACGATGCTCCGCGATGATCCCGATCCCATTGTCCTCCACGCCGAGCCGAACCCAATCCCCGCGTAGCTCAGTCCAGATCCTAACGCGGGGTGGCGTGTCCGGGGCCACGAATTTCACGGCATTCGTGAGGAGATTCGCAAGGACCTGGCCGAAGACCGCTCGATGCGCCATCACCCGCGCCAGGGGCCGGTCGACGGTGATCTCGGCCCCGCGGTCCTTGAGCTCCGTCGCCAGCTGCCCACACACCTCATCGACCACCGTCTCGACATTGACCGGGTCGAGTCGCACCTCGGTTCGGCTCAGTCGGCTGTAGGCCAGGAGATCCTGAATCAGAGCGTCCATGCGGTGGCTCGCGGCCACGATGCGCTGCGCATAGTCCTGTCCGGTGGAATCCAGGCGCTCGCCGTAGTCCTCCAGCAGTGCTTCCGTGAACCCCTGCATGGCCCGGAGCGGCGCCCGGAGATCGTGCGAGATCGAATAGCTGAAGGTGTCCAGCTCCTGGTTCGCCGCTTCGAGCTCTTGCGTGCGCTCCTGCACCCGTTGCTCGAGCTCCATCGCCTGCCGTTTGACGCGCTCGTAGAGCCGAGACTGTGCGATCGCGATGGCAATTTGGGCCGCGACCTCGCTCGCGATGCTGACCTGCTCGGGCGAAAATGGCCCTGCGCCGCCGCCGAAGCTGAGCGCGCCGATGAGCTCCCCTCCGGCGATCATGGGCACCACCATGTACACGTGGACACCGCTGGCGAGCAGGGCCTCCGCCTCGGGGCTCCGCGGCAGGGCATCGACGTCGATCATCTGGAGCTCCCCGCGCCGCAGGGCGGCCACGTCACCCATCAGCGCGAGCGGGAACCGGACGCCAGGCCCGACATGGACGCGGCGGCGCCCGGCCGCCGCCAGCCACTCCACCTCGCCAGCCTCGAGGTCGAACAGGTTCACGATGGCGCGGGGGACCCCAAGCAGCTGACGTACCCGCCCGAGGGTCGCCTCGGCGATCACCGCCGGCGTCTCCGCGGCGAGCAGCCCGCGGTCGATCTCGTGGAGGATAGCGAGGCGCTCGGCCTGATGCCGGGTCGCGGCCTCCGCCTGCTGCCGCACGGCCGCCTCCTCGATGAGCTTCCGATTCATCGTCTCGACTTCGGCCGCCCGCTGTGCCAGGGCTTGGTGGGACTGCGCCACAGCGTCGGCCATCTGATTGAAGGCGCGCGCCAGTGTCGCCACTTCGTCCTGGCCGCTCACCGCGACCCGGGTCGACAGCTCGCCGGCCGCGATCCTCTTGCTCGCCTCGGCCAAGCGCAGCAGGGGGCGCGTGAGACGGCGAGCGAACCCCACGCCTACCGCGATGGCGCCCACGGTGCACCCGACGGCGATCCAGATCAGCACGGAACCGAGACGTGCCGCAGGGGCCTGAGCCGCGGCGGTGGACCTGATGACTACAACCCCCCAGTCGAACGGCTTGATCGGCACGTACGCACCAAGCATCTCGTCGCCGCGGCCGGGCCCGCGGAAGATCATCGTGCCCGCGCGTTTCGACAGCACCGCTTGGACCACTGGCTCGGCCCGCATGTCGCGGAGGGACTCCACTACAGCTCGCGAATCAGCGATGAGCCGGCCCTGGCTATCGACCAAATAGATGGCGCGCCCGTCGTCATGCGCCGCGACCGATACGAGACGGTTCATCGTCTGGAGGGAGAGCGCCCCGACCAATACGCCTGCCACGCGCCCATCGGCGTGGAGGACGGGCACGGCGGTCGCGACGACCGGCCGCTGGGTGGCTTTCGAGACGTAGACGCCCGAGAGGTACGGCTGTCGCGTTCGCATCGCCTCACGAAAGAAATCGCGGGAGGAAAAATCTTCGCCTACGGTCTCGGCGTGAGGCACCCGAGCCCGAATGATCCCCTGGGCATCCTGGACGAAGACATAGTCAAACTGCCGGAAGTGGCGGGCGACGTTCTCCAGGACCGTCCTGGCCTCGTGCCAGTTCCCGCTGGTGATCTCGTGACGCAGCTTCGGGCGCTCGGCGGCCTCCCGCATGATCGCCATGGCGTCAGCGACGTACTGCTCTACCGCGTAGGAGACCCCGAGCGCGACGGTGTGGTTGGTGGCCAGAGCGCGCTCACGGAGCGCCTCCGCGCTGCGCCAGACTGCGAGCCCGGCCATGAGGCCGATGCTCAGCAGGACAAGCAAGGCGACGCCCAGCGCAAGCTTGGCGGTCAGGCTCCGGACAGTCACGATCCCGTCACCCATCTCTGATAAGAGCTTGGCGCCGGCGGCCAAGGAGAGTCAACGTTTCTAGTGCCGCTGTGTAACTATTTGACATTACAGGCTGCTCACGAAACCAGGACCCTGCCCCGACCAGCCCGAATCCAGCCTTGCCGAAGGAATTATTCCATCTTGGTCATGACGCGGGCGCCCACTTCACGCGGCGGATCGGGACCCGGCTGGGCTGGTAGGGCTCGGGACCCGAATACCTTTGCGTTGGGCTCGGGCGAGGGCCTCTCTCATTGTTGCTGATGACCACGCAGGAGTTGGCGGGGAGACGCCCGGCCTTACACGCATCAAAGACGTAAGTCATGAGGGAACGCCACCTTTAGCTCGTTGTGGTTACCCTGCACGTCTGGCTGGCAGCGGGCGGCGCCTTCAGGAGGACTCGGGAGACGCCCGGCGACGCCGTCTCCAGGACGAGCCGGACCTGATCGGCGATCAGCGGATCGCGATGGCGGCCCCAGAAGCGCTCGACGAGCACGTGCTCGGAGCGGTCGTAGGCCTCCGCCACCTCAGCCTCGCCGATCCTGCTGCCGGCGCAGATTCTCCGGTGAGTCGCGGACGAGGGTTTCCCAGAAGTCGAACGTGACGGCCTTGATCATCCGCCTACTCGAACTTCGCCGGGCGCTTCTCGAGGAACGCCAGCGCGGCTTCGCGCCCCTCGCCCGTCGTGTAGTTCTGGGCGAACGCGTCGATGCCGATCCGGACGGCGGAGGCCAGGTCGGTGTTCCGCCAGCGGATCATCAGCTCCTTCTGGAGCCTGATGGCCGGCGGCGCGCACGCGAGGATCTTCTCGACGAGCGCGGCCGTGACCGCTTCCAGGTCCTCCGCCGGCGCCACACGGTTGACGAGTCCCCAGGCGAGAGCCTGGTCGGCGACGATACTGTCGCCCGTCAGGAGCATCTCGGCCGCGCGCCCGGGGCCGACGAGTGCGGGCAGGAGCGCCGCCTCGATCACCGAGGGCGCCCCCACCTTCACCTCCGGCAATCCCAGCTGGGCGCCGGCGGCGGCGACGCGGAGGTCGCAGGCCATCGCGAGCTCGAAGCCGGCGCCCAGGCACGGGCCGTTGACCATCGCGACGGTTGGGAAGGGCGCGTCGTGGACGGCGTGGATCGCCTCGTGCAGCGACGTGATGAGGGCCTTGGCCGTGGCGGGACTTAGGTCCCGGAGCACCTGCACCTGCATGCCGGCCGTGAACGCGCGCCCGGCGCCCGTCACGACGGCCGCGCGCACGCCTTCGTCCCGCGCGAGAGCCTCGAATGCCGCGCGCAGCTCGGCGATGAGCTCGGGGACGATCAGGTTGAGCGGCGGGCGGTCGAGCGTCACCCACGCGCAGCCCCTTTTCTTGTCGACGCGCACGAGCGAGGGCATAGGGGCTAGTAGCGGCGCATCGACGGATCGACGGCGCGGGCCCACGCGTCGAGGCCGCCCGCCAGGTTCCGGGCATTGGCGAAGCCGAGGCCGCGGAGGTACTCGGCGACGGCGGCGCTGCGCACGCCCTGGTGGCAGTAGACGATGATCTCGGTGGCCGGGTCGAGCTCGTCGGAGCGCAGCTCGATCTCCTCGATGGGGATGTGCAGGGCATTGTCGAGCCGGCAGAGGCGGGTCTCCCAGTCCTGGCGGACGTCGAGGAGCACGAGGGGTTCGCGCTGATCGAGCCGCTGCTTCAGCTCAACGGGCGTCAATTCGGGACTCATGGATGAAGGCCCTCCGGCTCCGACGATATCACGCCGCGGCCCCCTCGTCGGGGAGCAGGACGGACGTCTCGGGCGAAACCTCTACCCTGACCTGGTCGCCCAGCTTGAAGCTCCGCCCGACAAGGGCCGAGGTGATCATCTCGACCCTGATCGTGCCGCCGGGGATCGTCACGTCGTAGAGCTGGCGCGAGCCCTCGAAGACGTGGGCGGCCACCGTCCCCGGGATGCCGCCGGGCGCGAGCGCAGCCTCCTCGACGCGAAGCGCCTCAGGCCTCAGGCAGAGCAGCGCCCGGTCCCCCACCGACCAGGCGTGCGCCCCCGACGACACGGGCAGGCGCGCGCCGCCTCGGGTCTGGACGACCACGCCCATCTCGCGCAGCTCGATCACGCTCACCGGCACGAGGTTCGCGGCGCCGACGAACTCGGCCACGAACGCGTTCCGCGGCTTCCAGTAGATCTCTTCGGGCCGTCCCTCCTGCACGAGGGCGCCGTCGGAGAGCACCGCGATCCGGGTGGAGAGCGACAGCGCCTCGGCCTGGTCGTGGGTGACGTAGAGGGTCGTGATGCCGACGTCGCGGTGGAGTCTCGCCAGCTCGAGCCGCATCTGGGAGCGGAGCTGGGCGTCGAGGTTCGACAAAGGCTCGTCGAGGAGGAGGAGGCGAGGCTGGACGATCAGCGTGCGCGCGAGCGCCACGCGCTGCTGCTGGCCCCCGGAGAGCTGCGACGGCCGTCTCGTCTCGAAGCCCTCGAGCCCCACCTGCTGAAGCGCGGCCTTGACCTTGCGGTCGAGCTCGGCCCCGGAGACCCGGCGCTCGCGCAGCCCGAAGGCGACGTTCTCGAAGACGCTCATGTGCGGCCACAGCGCGTAGTGCTGGAAGACCATGCCCAGGTTGCGCTTCCACGGAGGCACGGAGTCGATCGGCTCGTCGTCCACGAAGATGCGCCCCTCGTCGGGCTGGGCGAAGCCCGCCAGCATGCGCAGGAGCGTGGTCTTGCCACAGCCCGACGGGCCCAGCAGGGTGTAGAACTCGCCGGGGCGTATGGAGATGGACACGTCTTTCACGGCCCACGCGGCGCCGTAACGCTTGCCCACCCCTTCCATGCGCACCTCGGACAGCCGGATCACCGTTTCGTCTTGCGTCACGTGCGTGCCTCCTTCGAAAAGCCCCCCGGCCCGGACAGACCCACGAGCAGCGGCACGACCAGGAGCCCCATGCCGGCCAGCACCAGGTAGACCGCGCCCGGAGGCATCCAGGCGAGGAGGGTCGTGGCGATGACCGGGCCCACGAAGGCGGCCGCGATCCGCGATGAGTTGACGATGCCGATGGCCGTCCCCGACGCGCGCTGCGCGATGGCCGCCACGGACAGCGGGAAGACCGGCGCGATGCAGAGCACCTGCAGGAAGCGGAGGACGCCGAAGCTCCAGACGCCGGGCGCGGCGGCCAGCGCCGCCAGCCCGAGCGACGAGGCCGCGAGGAACCACACGATGGTGCGCCGGTCGCCCACGATCTCGCCGACACGCGGGGCGAGCATCGCGCCGACCGCCGCGGCCGCCCCGGTGGCCAGGAGCAGAAACCCGCTCACCTCGAGCATGTCCGACGGAGCGACTCCCAGCGGCGGAAGGATCTGCGGCAGGATGGCCGTGAGAAAGAAGACCTGCGTCGAGCCCGCGAGGACCAGGAGGCAGACCGTCGCCACCTCCTTGACCGATGCCGTCGGCGGGCGCTCGTGTAGGGGCCGCTCCACCGGCCGGTACGGCACACCCCACGCGACCAGGGCCGAGCAGGCCCAGAGCATGAGGCCCGCCGCCACGAACGAAAACCGGAAGCCGATGCGGACGGCCACGAGCGCGCCCGCGGCCGGGCCGAGCACCTGCCCCAGCGTCATGCCGGACTGGATCGACGCGATACCACGCCGCACGTCGCGGCCGGAGCGCCCCACCATGATGAAGGCGAAGGTCGACACGGCGCCCATGAAGCCCAGCAGCATGCGCGAGAAGAACAGCTCCGGAAGGGTGCGGGCCATCGCCATGAGGAAGAAGCCCCCGCCCTGCAGGAGCTGGGTGAAGATGTACGACCGCTTCGGGTGGCGCTCGCCGAAGAAGCGCGCCGAGAACGGCGCCGTCACCACGGTCACGAGCGAGCTGACGCCGAGGATCCAGCCCGTCCAGCGGAGCGTCGCCGCCGCGTCCACCGTCGACATCTTCAGGATGTAGAAGGGCAGGCTGACGAACACGAACGACCAAGCGAAGGTGCCGAAGAACATCGAGAACGGCAGCACCCAGTCGCCCCGGAACGTTTGCTTAGCCATGCCCTACGCCCGGAAGAGCCCGGCGCCGCCGCGCGCGAGGCGCGTGGCGAGCCAGGTGCCGGCCGCGACGAGCGCGATGGCGACCACGCCGAGCGCGGCGCCGGGGCCGCGGCCCACGGCCGACTGCATGTAGAGATAAATGCCGTACGAGAGCGGCCCGAGCTCGACGTGCGGCACGAGAAGAATGGTCGATGAGAGATCCACCGCGGAGCTGACGAAGGCCAGGAGCCCGCCCGCGAGAAGCCCGCGCCCCATGAGCGGGAGCGTCACCTTGAGAAACGCGCGCGCGCGGCTGGCGCCCAGGTTCTGCGCCGCTTCTTCGAGCGAGACCGGCAGCTGCTGGAGCGCGGCGTAGGCGCCGCGCACCGTGTAGGGCAGCCGGCGCACGGCGTAGACGATGACGAGGATGAGCCAGGTCGAGGTCAGCGGCGCCCCCAGCCCCGGCACGCTCCAGCCGTGGAAGACGTGCAGGTACCCCACCGCCAGCACCACACCCGGCACCGCCAGCGGCATGGTGGCGATGGCATCCAGCCACTGCCGCCCGCGGGTCCGCCCGCGCAGCAGGAGCCAGGCGATGACGGTCCCCAGTCCCACGTCGAGCGCCGCCGCCAGCAGCGCGTAGCGCAACGTGTTCCAGATGAAGTGCGGCGCGCGGAAGAGGATCTCGTCGTAATTGCCCAGCGTATACACGGAGGGCAGCGGCGAGAGACTCCAGACCTTGGACACGGACAGGAGCGCGATGCCCACGTGCGGGAGAAGCGCCGGCCCCAGGAGCAGGATGGCAATCGCCCACACCGCGAGCGTCCCGGTCGCGCCGAGCGCCACGGCCGGCGTCTCGCCGCTCCGCCCGAGCGACGTGAAGTCACCGCGCCCCAGGAGCCCCTTCGAGATCCACAGCGCCGAGAGCGACAGCGCCACCAGCACGGCGCAGATGACATAGCCGTCCACGTCGGTCAACCCCACCGTCGTCACGCGCATGTAGGCCTGCGGCGCCAGCAGCTTGGTGTAGTTGAGCATGAGCGGAGTGCCGAGGTCGTCGATCACGCGGATGAATGTCAAGAGCGCTCCGGCCGCGTAGCCCGGCAGTGA
The DNA window shown above is from Candidatus Rokuibacteriota bacterium and carries:
- a CDS encoding cache domain-containing protein, whose protein sequence is MTVRSLTAKLALGVALLVLLSIGLMAGLAVWRSAEALRERALATNHTVALGVSYAVEQYVADAMAIMREAAERPKLRHEITSGNWHEARTVLENVARHFRQFDYVFVQDAQGIIRARVPHAETVGEDFSSRDFFREAMRTRQPYLSGVYVSKATQRPVVATAVPVLHADGRVAGVLVGALSLQTMNRLVSVAAHDDGRAIYLVDSQGRLIADSRAVVESLRDMRAEPVVQAVLSKRAGTMIFRGPGRGDEMLGAYVPIKPFDWGVVVIRSTAAAQAPAARLGSVLIWIAVGCTVGAIAVGVGFARRLTRPLLRLAEASKRIAAGELSTRVAVSGQDEVATLARAFNQMADAVAQSHQALAQRAAEVETMNRKLIEEAAVRQQAEAATRHQAERLAILHEIDRGLLAAETPAVIAEATLGRVRQLLGVPRAIVNLFDLEAGEVEWLAAAGRRRVHVGPGVRFPLALMGDVAALRRGELQMIDVDALPRSPEAEALLASGVHVYMVVPMIAGGELIGALSFGGGAGPFSPEQVSIASEVAAQIAIAIAQSRLYERVKRQAMELEQRVQERTQELEAANQELDTFSYSISHDLRAPLRAMQGFTEALLEDYGERLDSTGQDYAQRIVAASHRMDALIQDLLAYSRLSRTEVRLDPVNVETVVDEVCGQLATELKDRGAEITVDRPLARVMAHRAVFGQVLANLLTNAVKFVAPDTPPRVRIWTELRGDWVRLGVEDNGIGIIAEHRERIFRAFERLHGVEQYPGTGIGLAIVQKGIARLGGQVGVESTLGQGSRFWVELKSAEA
- a CDS encoding enoyl-CoA hydratase-related protein, with translation MPSLVRVDKKRGCAWVTLDRPPLNLIVPELIAELRAAFEALARDEGVRAAVVTGAGRAFTAGMQVQVLRDLSPATAKALITSLHEAIHAVHDAPFPTVAMVNGPCLGAGFELAMACDLRVAAAGAQLGLPEVKVGAPSVIEAALLPALVGPGRAAEMLLTGDSIVADQALAWGLVNRVAPAEDLEAVTAALVEKILACAPPAIRLQKELMIRWRNTDLASAVRIGIDAFAQNYTTGEGREAALAFLEKRPAKFE
- a CDS encoding rhodanese-like domain-containing protein yields the protein MSPELTPVELKQRLDQREPLVLLDVRQDWETRLCRLDNALHIPIEEIELRSDELDPATEIIVYCHQGVRSAAVAEYLRGLGFANARNLAGGLDAWARAVDPSMRRY
- a CDS encoding ABC transporter ATP-binding protein — encoded protein: MTQDETVIRLSEVRMEGVGKRYGAAWAVKDVSISIRPGEFYTLLGPSGCGKTTLLRMLAGFAQPDEGRIFVDDEPIDSVPPWKRNLGMVFQHYALWPHMSVFENVAFGLRERRVSGAELDRKVKAALQQVGLEGFETRRPSQLSGGQQQRVALARTLIVQPRLLLLDEPLSNLDAQLRSQMRLELARLHRDVGITTLYVTHDQAEALSLSTRIAVLSDGALVQEGRPEEIYWKPRNAFVAEFVGAANLVPVSVIELREMGVVVQTRGGARLPVSSGAHAWSVGDRALLCLRPEALRVEEAALAPGGIPGTVAAHVFEGSRQLYDVTIPGGTIRVEMITSALVGRSFKLGDQVRVEVSPETSVLLPDEGAAA
- a CDS encoding MFS transporter, encoding MAKQTFRGDWVLPFSMFFGTFAWSFVFVSLPFYILKMSTVDAAATLRWTGWILGVSSLVTVVTAPFSARFFGERHPKRSYIFTQLLQGGGFFLMAMARTLPELFFSRMLLGFMGAVSTFAFIMVGRSGRDVRRGIASIQSGMTLGQVLGPAAGALVAVRIGFRFSFVAAGLMLWACSALVAWGVPYRPVERPLHERPPTASVKEVATVCLLVLAGSTQVFFLTAILPQILPPLGVAPSDMLEVSGFLLLATGAAAAVGAMLAPRVGEIVGDRRTIVWFLAASSLGLAALAAAPGVWSFGVLRFLQVLCIAPVFPLSVAAIAQRASGTAIGIVNSSRIAAAFVGPVIATTLLAWMPPGAVYLVLAGMGLLVVPLLVGLSGPGGFSKEART